In a genomic window of Hippoglossus stenolepis isolate QCI-W04-F060 chromosome 15, HSTE1.2, whole genome shotgun sequence:
- the uimc1 gene encoding BRCA1-A complex subunit RAP80 isoform X2, producing the protein MRGGRGGHSSSSSLLSSSVSQEQNRMSVRKQIVQEATNVPTEIIIDDNTQELESGDDREGKDELSSSLLSPPSARNSRRRERETQSQPKEMTEEEMMDLALRLSEQEASNTALQLQREEEAMMKAIEESKQNRLRGSRFFNRHGPGSKRPLPSEPPLNMVGQTQPCPPSQSQSLLAHASLRLCSRRKLLCSNGMRTPSIDQGASKDVCTPEIDLTQETKGAGDEIKNRNKKRKRKEGIPLETSDVSQKIDSQASPGSSQPLDSPQIDDSLLCKSPVFLSTDCRALVHVPRLSQDLLETCRSSGFVLCSQDTCASPRTSLPALPKSPTFPRSPGNLTSCPKSPVSLQGDDEETQLTQSLEYLRSPVFGRNSQRETTPSACKPLVSVCKNSGLEFSSSQESLTSSVRTTSCRAQSPVFPRSPAPPPPPERSPICGSPVFSETHRGAAEPSHGPSSSPVFGRSGREVSDDEPKTSVVPSEVERSNREVSRAAGEESSQRPTQPCNPDPHQDDVRSNMITVSSLSDSQELVETPEDLNAAETELTSDMTLVWSDKDEDVTPAGSPSPVFPEERAAGRAEVQVSSLNHDSAASPGAERRSSSAERQLQPVSSGGAGAPPAAGPTVQYYWGVPFCPRGLDPDAYTQVILAQMDVYDKSLKQAQRRLLRKAPWGDAVLPQPERSPSPESSAESPQRLVPRRRGIRLRKKNQSQESPPAEAEEEGAEQREGEEEEEAAKQKREGGEEGQMDTDDCDVCPETQLSNNDDDETQDMMIDAGAEPRPERPDLPEVQMIPRDDPPAAVEPPPPQEGKEEMEVDAAVCGPKEGNVPVGGADAGRPHKKGEEEKEDGVDPDVEETKVRGLQRPKSPEVEPGAAPPSPEACVDCPICQGSFPVTKIEWHAAYCDGEVAVLDEREPGVSSKPRRKRRRAEVAEAEETNDSVSSSRNQEKCFICQKKFSLREYNRHTELCLQRRTLKSETRGNLLSALEQTENRGSEAGPSGTRIQPEEVIDLRDDDDEEEDGVRALSISNSPIRSFTPISEATGCLIDFRRQQRAKKPSHRRR; encoded by the exons GACGAGCTCTCGTCATCGCTTCTGTCGCCGCCATCAGCTCGAAACAGTCGCAGGAGAGAGCGGGAAACCCAAAGCCAACCCAAAG AGAtgactgaggaggagatgatggacCTGGCTCTGCGTCTGAGCGAACAGGAAGCCAGCAACACGGCGCTCCAGCTGCAGCGGGAAGAGGAGGCCATGATGAAAGCCATCGAAGAGAGC aaacaaaacaggcTTCGTGGATCCAGGTTTTTTAACCGACACGGACCCGGTTCCAAAAGGCCGCTGCCTTCAGAACCACCCTTAAAT ATGGTCGGCCAGACTCAGCCGTGCCCGCCATCCCAGAGTCAAAGCCTCCTCGCCCACGCCTCGCTCAGACTCTGCTCCCGACGGAAGCTCCTGTGCTCAAATGGGATGAGGACGCCGTCCATCGACCAGGGAGCCTCCAAGGACGTCTGTACGCCGGAGATAGACCTGACCCAAG AAACAAAAGGAGCTGGAGATGAAATAAAGAACAGGAATAAAAAGcggaaaaggaaagaaggaatTCCTCTCGAGACGTCAGACGTTTCCCAGAAGATCGACTCTCAGGCATCGCCCGGCAGCTCCCAGCCTCTGGACTCACCGCAG ATCGACGACTCTCTGCTCTGTAAATCGCCCGTCTTCCTGTCCACTGACTGCAGGGCGTTGGTTCACGTCCCGCGGCTCAGTCAGGACCTGCTGGAAACCTGCAGAAGCTCAGGGTTTGTATTGTGCTCTCAGGACACTTGTGCCTCCCCTCGGACGTCTCTGCCCGCTCTACCCAAGAGCCCGACGTTTCCCAGAAGCCCCGGTAACCTCACGTCTTGTCCGAAGAgtcctgtctctctgcagggagACGATGAAGAAACGCAGCTTACGCAGAGTCTCGAGTATTTGAGAAGTCCCGTGTTTGGCAGGAACTCTCAACGTGAGACGACTCCAAGTGCCTGCAAACCTCTCGTCAGTGTCTGTAAAAACTCAGGGTTGGagttctcctcctctcaggagAGTTTAACCTCCTCTGTGAGGACCACTTCCTGTCGGGCTCAGAGCCCCGTCTTCCCAAGGAGCCcggcccctccccctcccccagaGAGATCACCGATCTGCGGCAGCCCCGTCTTCTCAGAGACGCACCGAGGAGCCGCTGAGCCGAGTCACGGCCCTTCTTCGAGTCCGGTGTTCGGCAGGAGTGGACGAGAGGTCAGTGATGACGAGCCGAAGACGTCTGTGGTTCCTTCAGAGGTCGAAAGGTCAAACAGGGAAGTGAGTCGAGCCGCCGGCGAGGAGTCTTCTCAGAGGCCGACGCAG CCCTGCAACCCTGACCCTCATCAGGACGACGTCAGGTCGAACATGATCACCGTGTCGTCTCTGTCAG ATTCACAGGAGCTGGTTGAAACACCTGAAGACTTGAACGCAGCAGAGACGGAGCTGACCAGCGATATGACGCTCGTCTGGTCTGACAAGGACGAGGACGTCACG CCGGCAGGTTCTCCGAGCCCGGTCTTCCCAGAGGAGAGAGCTGCTGGCCGGGCAGAGGTTCAGGTTTCCTCCCTGAACCACgactctgcagcttctccaggaGCAGAGCGGAGGAGCAG CTCCGCAGAGCGACAGCTCCAGCCCGTCAGCAGCGGGGGGGCGGGTGCTCCGCCTGCAGCCGGGCCGACGGTTCAGTACTACTGGGGGGTTCCCTTCTGTCCCCGGGGCCTGGACCCAGACGCCTACACTCAG gtgatCCTGGCTCAGATGGACGTTTACGACAAGAGTCTGAAACAGGCTCAGCGGCGTCTGCTGAGGAAGGCGCCGTGGGGGGACGCCGTCCTGCCACAGCCTGAG AGATCTCCTTCACCTGAGTCGTCTGCTGAGTCTCCTCAACGTCTTGTTCCTCGAAG ACGAGGTATCAGGTTGAGGAAGAAAAACCAGAGTCAGGAGTCTCCTCCagctgaggcagaggaggagggagcggagcagagggaaggagaggaagaggaggaggcagcgaagcagaagagggagggaggagaagaaggacagATGGATACTGACGACTGTGACGTTTGTCCAG AAACTCAACTGAGTAACAACGATGACGATGAAACACAAGATATGATGATTGACGCTGGAGCAGAG CCCCGCCCTGAACGTCCGGATCTCCCTGAGGTCCAGATGATTCCTCGAGACGATCCTCCAGCTGCGGtcgagccgccgccgccgcaggagggaaaggaggagatggaggtggaCG CCGCAGTCTGTGGCCCAAAGGAGGGAAACGTCCCTGTCGGCGGCGCTGATGCTGGACGTCCACATAagaaaggggaggaggaaaaggaggacgGCGTGGATCCAGATGTGGAGGAGACGAAGGTCAGAGGGCTGCAGAGGCCGAAGTCTCCAGAAGTGGAGCCTGGCGCCGCCCCCCCGAGTCCTGAAGCCTGCGTGGACTGTCCCATCTGTCAGGGGTCCTTCCCGGTGACGAAGATCGAGTGGCACGCGGCGTACTGCGACGGAGAGGTGGCCGTGCTGGACGAGAGGGAGCCCGGAG TGTCGTCGAAGCCTCGAAGGAAGAGACGGAGAGCAGAGGTCGCTGAAGCCGAGGAGACAAACGACtccgtcagcagcagcag GAACCAAGAGAAATGCTTCATCTGTCAGAAGAAGTTTTCTCTGAGAGAATACAACCGACACACTGAGCTGTGCCTCCAGCGCCGAACCTTGAAGTCTGAAACC AGAGGAAATCTGCTCTCAGCTctggaacaaacagaaaacagaggatCAG aagcCGGGCCGTCAGGAACCAGAATCCAGCCGGA AGAGGTCATCGACCTGCGGGACGAcgacgatgaagaggaggacggcGTGCGAGCGTTGAGCATCAGCAACTCTCCCATCAGATCCTTCACCCCCATCTCAGAGGCCACCGGCTGCCTCATCGACTTCAGGAGGCAGCAGCGAGCCAAGAAGCCGAGCCACAGACGGAGATGA
- the uimc1 gene encoding BRCA1-A complex subunit RAP80 isoform X1 — translation MRGGRGGHSSSSSLLSSSVSQEQNRMSVRKQIVQEATNVPTEIIIDDNTQELESGDDREGKDELSSSLLSPPSARNSRRRERETQSQPKEMTEEEMMDLALRLSEQEASNTALQLQREEEAMMKAIEESKQNRLRGSRFFNRHGPGSKRPLPSEPPLNMVGQTQPCPPSQSQSLLAHASLRLCSRRKLLCSNGMRTPSIDQGASKDVCTPEIDLTQETKGAGDEIKNRNKKRKRKEGIPLETSDVSQKIDSQASPGSSQPLDSPQIDDSLLCKSPVFLSTDCRALVHVPRLSQDLLETCRSSGFVLCSQDTCASPRTSLPALPKSPTFPRSPGNLTSCPKSPVSLQGDDEETQLTQSLEYLRSPVFGRNSQRETTPSACKPLVSVCKNSGLEFSSSQESLTSSVRTTSCRAQSPVFPRSPAPPPPPERSPICGSPVFSETHRGAAEPSHGPSSSPVFGRSGREVSDDEPKTSVVPSEVERSNREVSRAAGEESSQRPTQPCNPDPHQDDVRSNMITVSSLSEDSQELVETPEDLNAAETELTSDMTLVWSDKDEDVTPAGSPSPVFPEERAAGRAEVQVSSLNHDSAASPGAERRSSSAERQLQPVSSGGAGAPPAAGPTVQYYWGVPFCPRGLDPDAYTQVILAQMDVYDKSLKQAQRRLLRKAPWGDAVLPQPERSPSPESSAESPQRLVPRRRGIRLRKKNQSQESPPAEAEEEGAEQREGEEEEEAAKQKREGGEEGQMDTDDCDVCPETQLSNNDDDETQDMMIDAGAEPRPERPDLPEVQMIPRDDPPAAVEPPPPQEGKEEMEVDAAVCGPKEGNVPVGGADAGRPHKKGEEEKEDGVDPDVEETKVRGLQRPKSPEVEPGAAPPSPEACVDCPICQGSFPVTKIEWHAAYCDGEVAVLDEREPGVSSKPRRKRRRAEVAEAEETNDSVSSSRNQEKCFICQKKFSLREYNRHTELCLQRRTLKSETRGNLLSALEQTENRGSEAGPSGTRIQPEEVIDLRDDDDEEEDGVRALSISNSPIRSFTPISEATGCLIDFRRQQRAKKPSHRRR, via the exons GACGAGCTCTCGTCATCGCTTCTGTCGCCGCCATCAGCTCGAAACAGTCGCAGGAGAGAGCGGGAAACCCAAAGCCAACCCAAAG AGAtgactgaggaggagatgatggacCTGGCTCTGCGTCTGAGCGAACAGGAAGCCAGCAACACGGCGCTCCAGCTGCAGCGGGAAGAGGAGGCCATGATGAAAGCCATCGAAGAGAGC aaacaaaacaggcTTCGTGGATCCAGGTTTTTTAACCGACACGGACCCGGTTCCAAAAGGCCGCTGCCTTCAGAACCACCCTTAAAT ATGGTCGGCCAGACTCAGCCGTGCCCGCCATCCCAGAGTCAAAGCCTCCTCGCCCACGCCTCGCTCAGACTCTGCTCCCGACGGAAGCTCCTGTGCTCAAATGGGATGAGGACGCCGTCCATCGACCAGGGAGCCTCCAAGGACGTCTGTACGCCGGAGATAGACCTGACCCAAG AAACAAAAGGAGCTGGAGATGAAATAAAGAACAGGAATAAAAAGcggaaaaggaaagaaggaatTCCTCTCGAGACGTCAGACGTTTCCCAGAAGATCGACTCTCAGGCATCGCCCGGCAGCTCCCAGCCTCTGGACTCACCGCAG ATCGACGACTCTCTGCTCTGTAAATCGCCCGTCTTCCTGTCCACTGACTGCAGGGCGTTGGTTCACGTCCCGCGGCTCAGTCAGGACCTGCTGGAAACCTGCAGAAGCTCAGGGTTTGTATTGTGCTCTCAGGACACTTGTGCCTCCCCTCGGACGTCTCTGCCCGCTCTACCCAAGAGCCCGACGTTTCCCAGAAGCCCCGGTAACCTCACGTCTTGTCCGAAGAgtcctgtctctctgcagggagACGATGAAGAAACGCAGCTTACGCAGAGTCTCGAGTATTTGAGAAGTCCCGTGTTTGGCAGGAACTCTCAACGTGAGACGACTCCAAGTGCCTGCAAACCTCTCGTCAGTGTCTGTAAAAACTCAGGGTTGGagttctcctcctctcaggagAGTTTAACCTCCTCTGTGAGGACCACTTCCTGTCGGGCTCAGAGCCCCGTCTTCCCAAGGAGCCcggcccctccccctcccccagaGAGATCACCGATCTGCGGCAGCCCCGTCTTCTCAGAGACGCACCGAGGAGCCGCTGAGCCGAGTCACGGCCCTTCTTCGAGTCCGGTGTTCGGCAGGAGTGGACGAGAGGTCAGTGATGACGAGCCGAAGACGTCTGTGGTTCCTTCAGAGGTCGAAAGGTCAAACAGGGAAGTGAGTCGAGCCGCCGGCGAGGAGTCTTCTCAGAGGCCGACGCAG CCCTGCAACCCTGACCCTCATCAGGACGACGTCAGGTCGAACATGATCACCGTGTCGTCTCTGTCAG AAGATTCACAGGAGCTGGTTGAAACACCTGAAGACTTGAACGCAGCAGAGACGGAGCTGACCAGCGATATGACGCTCGTCTGGTCTGACAAGGACGAGGACGTCACG CCGGCAGGTTCTCCGAGCCCGGTCTTCCCAGAGGAGAGAGCTGCTGGCCGGGCAGAGGTTCAGGTTTCCTCCCTGAACCACgactctgcagcttctccaggaGCAGAGCGGAGGAGCAG CTCCGCAGAGCGACAGCTCCAGCCCGTCAGCAGCGGGGGGGCGGGTGCTCCGCCTGCAGCCGGGCCGACGGTTCAGTACTACTGGGGGGTTCCCTTCTGTCCCCGGGGCCTGGACCCAGACGCCTACACTCAG gtgatCCTGGCTCAGATGGACGTTTACGACAAGAGTCTGAAACAGGCTCAGCGGCGTCTGCTGAGGAAGGCGCCGTGGGGGGACGCCGTCCTGCCACAGCCTGAG AGATCTCCTTCACCTGAGTCGTCTGCTGAGTCTCCTCAACGTCTTGTTCCTCGAAG ACGAGGTATCAGGTTGAGGAAGAAAAACCAGAGTCAGGAGTCTCCTCCagctgaggcagaggaggagggagcggagcagagggaaggagaggaagaggaggaggcagcgaagcagaagagggagggaggagaagaaggacagATGGATACTGACGACTGTGACGTTTGTCCAG AAACTCAACTGAGTAACAACGATGACGATGAAACACAAGATATGATGATTGACGCTGGAGCAGAG CCCCGCCCTGAACGTCCGGATCTCCCTGAGGTCCAGATGATTCCTCGAGACGATCCTCCAGCTGCGGtcgagccgccgccgccgcaggagggaaaggaggagatggaggtggaCG CCGCAGTCTGTGGCCCAAAGGAGGGAAACGTCCCTGTCGGCGGCGCTGATGCTGGACGTCCACATAagaaaggggaggaggaaaaggaggacgGCGTGGATCCAGATGTGGAGGAGACGAAGGTCAGAGGGCTGCAGAGGCCGAAGTCTCCAGAAGTGGAGCCTGGCGCCGCCCCCCCGAGTCCTGAAGCCTGCGTGGACTGTCCCATCTGTCAGGGGTCCTTCCCGGTGACGAAGATCGAGTGGCACGCGGCGTACTGCGACGGAGAGGTGGCCGTGCTGGACGAGAGGGAGCCCGGAG TGTCGTCGAAGCCTCGAAGGAAGAGACGGAGAGCAGAGGTCGCTGAAGCCGAGGAGACAAACGACtccgtcagcagcagcag GAACCAAGAGAAATGCTTCATCTGTCAGAAGAAGTTTTCTCTGAGAGAATACAACCGACACACTGAGCTGTGCCTCCAGCGCCGAACCTTGAAGTCTGAAACC AGAGGAAATCTGCTCTCAGCTctggaacaaacagaaaacagaggatCAG aagcCGGGCCGTCAGGAACCAGAATCCAGCCGGA AGAGGTCATCGACCTGCGGGACGAcgacgatgaagaggaggacggcGTGCGAGCGTTGAGCATCAGCAACTCTCCCATCAGATCCTTCACCCCCATCTCAGAGGCCACCGGCTGCCTCATCGACTTCAGGAGGCAGCAGCGAGCCAAGAAGCCGAGCCACAGACGGAGATGA
- the uimc1 gene encoding BRCA1-A complex subunit RAP80 isoform X4, with protein MRGGRGGHSSSSSLLSSSVSQEQNRMSVRKQIVQEATNVPTEIIIDDNTQELESGDDREGKDELSSSLLSPPSARNSRRRERETQSQPKEMTEEEMMDLALRLSEQEASNTALQLQREEEAMMKAIEESMVGQTQPCPPSQSQSLLAHASLRLCSRRKLLCSNGMRTPSIDQGASKDVCTPEIDLTQETKGAGDEIKNRNKKRKRKEGIPLETSDVSQKIDSQASPGSSQPLDSPQIDDSLLCKSPVFLSTDCRALVHVPRLSQDLLETCRSSGFVLCSQDTCASPRTSLPALPKSPTFPRSPGNLTSCPKSPVSLQGDDEETQLTQSLEYLRSPVFGRNSQRETTPSACKPLVSVCKNSGLEFSSSQESLTSSVRTTSCRAQSPVFPRSPAPPPPPERSPICGSPVFSETHRGAAEPSHGPSSSPVFGRSGREVSDDEPKTSVVPSEVERSNREVSRAAGEESSQRPTQPCNPDPHQDDVRSNMITVSSLSEDSQELVETPEDLNAAETELTSDMTLVWSDKDEDVTPAGSPSPVFPEERAAGRAEVQVSSLNHDSAASPGAERRSSSAERQLQPVSSGGAGAPPAAGPTVQYYWGVPFCPRGLDPDAYTQVILAQMDVYDKSLKQAQRRLLRKAPWGDAVLPQPERSPSPESSAESPQRLVPRRRGIRLRKKNQSQESPPAEAEEEGAEQREGEEEEEAAKQKREGGEEGQMDTDDCDVCPETQLSNNDDDETQDMMIDAGAEPRPERPDLPEVQMIPRDDPPAAVEPPPPQEGKEEMEVDAAVCGPKEGNVPVGGADAGRPHKKGEEEKEDGVDPDVEETKVRGLQRPKSPEVEPGAAPPSPEACVDCPICQGSFPVTKIEWHAAYCDGEVAVLDEREPGVSSKPRRKRRRAEVAEAEETNDSVSSSRNQEKCFICQKKFSLREYNRHTELCLQRRTLKSETRGNLLSALEQTENRGSEAGPSGTRIQPEEVIDLRDDDDEEEDGVRALSISNSPIRSFTPISEATGCLIDFRRQQRAKKPSHRRR; from the exons GACGAGCTCTCGTCATCGCTTCTGTCGCCGCCATCAGCTCGAAACAGTCGCAGGAGAGAGCGGGAAACCCAAAGCCAACCCAAAG AGAtgactgaggaggagatgatggacCTGGCTCTGCGTCTGAGCGAACAGGAAGCCAGCAACACGGCGCTCCAGCTGCAGCGGGAAGAGGAGGCCATGATGAAAGCCATCGAAGAGAGC ATGGTCGGCCAGACTCAGCCGTGCCCGCCATCCCAGAGTCAAAGCCTCCTCGCCCACGCCTCGCTCAGACTCTGCTCCCGACGGAAGCTCCTGTGCTCAAATGGGATGAGGACGCCGTCCATCGACCAGGGAGCCTCCAAGGACGTCTGTACGCCGGAGATAGACCTGACCCAAG AAACAAAAGGAGCTGGAGATGAAATAAAGAACAGGAATAAAAAGcggaaaaggaaagaaggaatTCCTCTCGAGACGTCAGACGTTTCCCAGAAGATCGACTCTCAGGCATCGCCCGGCAGCTCCCAGCCTCTGGACTCACCGCAG ATCGACGACTCTCTGCTCTGTAAATCGCCCGTCTTCCTGTCCACTGACTGCAGGGCGTTGGTTCACGTCCCGCGGCTCAGTCAGGACCTGCTGGAAACCTGCAGAAGCTCAGGGTTTGTATTGTGCTCTCAGGACACTTGTGCCTCCCCTCGGACGTCTCTGCCCGCTCTACCCAAGAGCCCGACGTTTCCCAGAAGCCCCGGTAACCTCACGTCTTGTCCGAAGAgtcctgtctctctgcagggagACGATGAAGAAACGCAGCTTACGCAGAGTCTCGAGTATTTGAGAAGTCCCGTGTTTGGCAGGAACTCTCAACGTGAGACGACTCCAAGTGCCTGCAAACCTCTCGTCAGTGTCTGTAAAAACTCAGGGTTGGagttctcctcctctcaggagAGTTTAACCTCCTCTGTGAGGACCACTTCCTGTCGGGCTCAGAGCCCCGTCTTCCCAAGGAGCCcggcccctccccctcccccagaGAGATCACCGATCTGCGGCAGCCCCGTCTTCTCAGAGACGCACCGAGGAGCCGCTGAGCCGAGTCACGGCCCTTCTTCGAGTCCGGTGTTCGGCAGGAGTGGACGAGAGGTCAGTGATGACGAGCCGAAGACGTCTGTGGTTCCTTCAGAGGTCGAAAGGTCAAACAGGGAAGTGAGTCGAGCCGCCGGCGAGGAGTCTTCTCAGAGGCCGACGCAG CCCTGCAACCCTGACCCTCATCAGGACGACGTCAGGTCGAACATGATCACCGTGTCGTCTCTGTCAG AAGATTCACAGGAGCTGGTTGAAACACCTGAAGACTTGAACGCAGCAGAGACGGAGCTGACCAGCGATATGACGCTCGTCTGGTCTGACAAGGACGAGGACGTCACG CCGGCAGGTTCTCCGAGCCCGGTCTTCCCAGAGGAGAGAGCTGCTGGCCGGGCAGAGGTTCAGGTTTCCTCCCTGAACCACgactctgcagcttctccaggaGCAGAGCGGAGGAGCAG CTCCGCAGAGCGACAGCTCCAGCCCGTCAGCAGCGGGGGGGCGGGTGCTCCGCCTGCAGCCGGGCCGACGGTTCAGTACTACTGGGGGGTTCCCTTCTGTCCCCGGGGCCTGGACCCAGACGCCTACACTCAG gtgatCCTGGCTCAGATGGACGTTTACGACAAGAGTCTGAAACAGGCTCAGCGGCGTCTGCTGAGGAAGGCGCCGTGGGGGGACGCCGTCCTGCCACAGCCTGAG AGATCTCCTTCACCTGAGTCGTCTGCTGAGTCTCCTCAACGTCTTGTTCCTCGAAG ACGAGGTATCAGGTTGAGGAAGAAAAACCAGAGTCAGGAGTCTCCTCCagctgaggcagaggaggagggagcggagcagagggaaggagaggaagaggaggaggcagcgaagcagaagagggagggaggagaagaaggacagATGGATACTGACGACTGTGACGTTTGTCCAG AAACTCAACTGAGTAACAACGATGACGATGAAACACAAGATATGATGATTGACGCTGGAGCAGAG CCCCGCCCTGAACGTCCGGATCTCCCTGAGGTCCAGATGATTCCTCGAGACGATCCTCCAGCTGCGGtcgagccgccgccgccgcaggagggaaaggaggagatggaggtggaCG CCGCAGTCTGTGGCCCAAAGGAGGGAAACGTCCCTGTCGGCGGCGCTGATGCTGGACGTCCACATAagaaaggggaggaggaaaaggaggacgGCGTGGATCCAGATGTGGAGGAGACGAAGGTCAGAGGGCTGCAGAGGCCGAAGTCTCCAGAAGTGGAGCCTGGCGCCGCCCCCCCGAGTCCTGAAGCCTGCGTGGACTGTCCCATCTGTCAGGGGTCCTTCCCGGTGACGAAGATCGAGTGGCACGCGGCGTACTGCGACGGAGAGGTGGCCGTGCTGGACGAGAGGGAGCCCGGAG TGTCGTCGAAGCCTCGAAGGAAGAGACGGAGAGCAGAGGTCGCTGAAGCCGAGGAGACAAACGACtccgtcagcagcagcag GAACCAAGAGAAATGCTTCATCTGTCAGAAGAAGTTTTCTCTGAGAGAATACAACCGACACACTGAGCTGTGCCTCCAGCGCCGAACCTTGAAGTCTGAAACC AGAGGAAATCTGCTCTCAGCTctggaacaaacagaaaacagaggatCAG aagcCGGGCCGTCAGGAACCAGAATCCAGCCGGA AGAGGTCATCGACCTGCGGGACGAcgacgatgaagaggaggacggcGTGCGAGCGTTGAGCATCAGCAACTCTCCCATCAGATCCTTCACCCCCATCTCAGAGGCCACCGGCTGCCTCATCGACTTCAGGAGGCAGCAGCGAGCCAAGAAGCCGAGCCACAGACGGAGATGA